The following are from one region of the Littorina saxatilis isolate snail1 linkage group LG2, US_GU_Lsax_2.0, whole genome shotgun sequence genome:
- the LOC138958302 gene encoding FAS-associated death domain protein-like: MEHINPRENAYRRMLINLNKLITDQELAAMKFQCKVAGIGDRNRDKIQSTLELWEKLEERKLLGSDNLTFLRQLLESCTNNRRDVLDVVSQFEKYGHADVHDGRSGGQEDVNKEVNFLAENLGRDWKFFMRALGLKESSLDMCVESHPRNVREQIHMAFSEWRKDGKAKKSEITRALKEVHRNDLLRDIHSGNIY; encoded by the exons ATGGAACATATTAATCCTCGAGAAAATGCCTACCGCCGGATGCTAATTAATCTGAATAAACTCATCACAGACCAAGAACTTGCAGCAATGAAGTTTCAGTGCAAAGTAGCAGGAATTggtgacagaaacagagacaaaatTCAATCTACGTTAGAATTGTGGGAAAAGCTTGAAGAAAGGAAGCTTCTTGGAAGTGACAATTTAACGTTCTTGAGACAATTATTGGAAAGTTGTACAAACAACAGGCGTGATGTTTTGGATGTGGTCTCACAGTTTGAAAAGTATGGCCATGCTGATGTTCATGATGGCCGATCTGGTGGACAAGAAG ATGTGAACAAAGAGGTCAACTTTCTGGCGGAAAACTTGGGCAGGGACTGGAAGTTTTTCATGAGAGCATTGGGCCTGAAAGAGTCTTCACTAGATATGTGCGTGGAATCACATCCTCGTAACGTCAGAGAACAGATTCACATGGCTTTCTCCGAATGGAGGAAAGATGGTAAAGCGAAAAAGAGTGAAATCACCAGAGCATTGAAAGAGGTTCACCGAAATGACTTGCTTCGTGACATACATTCCGGAAACATATACTGA